From one Marinobacter sp. LV10MA510-1 genomic stretch:
- a CDS encoding DUF2478 domain-containing protein, with protein MAQQLQLAAIIYDNDSQPVDALLHSLANHYNRKGIRVAGLAMALNDQGLRREPMAVQDVETGTEYSIAQNLGKESQSCCLDPSGLAAATSVLRRALNNPPRLAIVNRFGQQEIDGKGCRAELLQLLEAGIPVLTVVKRKFLLQWHEFNGGAATDLEFSESDARQWCDGVFNQG; from the coding sequence ATGGCACAACAACTTCAGCTGGCGGCGATTATCTATGATAACGACAGCCAGCCCGTAGACGCGCTGCTGCACAGCCTGGCGAATCATTACAACCGTAAAGGCATTCGCGTGGCGGGCCTGGCCATGGCGCTGAATGACCAGGGCCTGCGCCGTGAGCCCATGGCGGTGCAGGATGTGGAAACCGGCACGGAATACTCCATCGCCCAGAATCTGGGCAAAGAATCGCAATCCTGCTGCCTGGATCCGTCTGGCCTGGCGGCTGCAACCAGCGTTTTGCGGAGGGCACTGAATAATCCGCCCAGGCTGGCCATTGTGAATCGTTTTGGACAGCAGGAGATTGACGGCAAAGGTTGCCGTGCCGAATTACTGCAATTGTTGGAAGCGGGGATACCGGTGCTAACCGTGGTGAAACGGAAATTTTTGCTTCAGTGGCACGAGTTCAACGGCGGTGCGGCAACGGATCTTGAGTTTTCAGAGAGCGATGCCAGGCAATGGTGTGACGGGGTGTTTAATCAAGGTTAA
- a CDS encoding DcaP family trimeric outer membrane transporter encodes MQSNKLRIAIRATAAVAVLTVAGQANALTLNVGDDVEASLYGYARLNMSYDLNGERAVSTRAGSFAPSANEDVEGHFGADVQQTRLGVKVKHASGVAITVEGDFRGSGSGPGSLRMRHAYGEYNGFMAGRNWSNYLSFVGNTPTLDFDSLAGTAGSQDRAEQIRYTTGPMSFSLEDPSSQGVRDYDRDTAGAAKLDPVSGLTTPKANSNGRTSMPAFTARFEDSSGNLSYSAAAVINQITVDDGVNDDSAFGYGAFGALKLKLSDMFSVQGAVNYTDGASGYLWRSGSNYYGDSAYLDGNNVETIKGYGGSVGVSMDLGGGRSVNLGYGMTTLDLDDAVKVNTGMTTTAETNQNVLINYMWTPVKNVMMGVEYGYLDQESQGGTSTDANRLLFAAQYNF; translated from the coding sequence ATGCAAAGCAACAAATTAAGAATCGCTATCCGTGCGACTGCGGCCGTGGCTGTTTTGACAGTGGCCGGTCAAGCCAATGCGTTAACACTGAATGTCGGTGATGATGTTGAAGCCAGTCTTTACGGGTATGCCCGCCTGAACATGAGTTACGATTTGAACGGTGAACGCGCTGTCTCAACCCGCGCAGGCTCATTTGCTCCTTCCGCCAATGAAGACGTGGAAGGCCATTTTGGCGCCGACGTACAGCAGACCCGTCTGGGTGTTAAAGTTAAACACGCCTCTGGTGTTGCCATCACGGTTGAAGGTGACTTTCGCGGCAGCGGCAGCGGCCCGGGCAGCCTCAGAATGCGCCACGCTTATGGCGAGTACAATGGCTTTATGGCCGGCCGCAACTGGTCCAACTATTTGAGCTTTGTTGGCAACACGCCAACACTGGATTTTGACAGCCTAGCCGGTACTGCAGGCTCGCAAGATCGCGCTGAGCAGATTCGTTACACCACTGGCCCTATGTCTTTTTCTCTTGAAGATCCTAGCAGCCAAGGTGTCCGCGATTATGATAGAGACACGGCGGGTGCTGCAAAACTTGACCCTGTTAGTGGTCTCACAACACCCAAAGCCAACTCCAACGGCCGGACGTCTATGCCTGCGTTCACCGCACGATTTGAGGATTCGAGTGGCAACCTTTCATATTCTGCAGCAGCCGTCATTAATCAAATCACTGTCGATGATGGTGTCAATGATGATAGCGCATTTGGCTACGGCGCATTTGGCGCACTGAAACTGAAGCTAAGCGATATGTTTTCGGTACAGGGTGCAGTTAACTACACCGACGGTGCGAGCGGATACTTATGGCGCTCTGGCTCGAACTACTACGGCGACAGCGCTTACCTAGACGGTAACAATGTTGAAACCATCAAAGGTTATGGTGGTTCGGTTGGTGTTAGCATGGATCTGGGGGGTGGCCGTAGCGTCAACTTGGGCTACGGCATGACCACGCTGGACCTAGATGATGCGGTTAAAGTCAATACTGGCATGACAACAACAGCCGAAACCAACCAGAACGTGTTGATCAACTACATGTGGACCCCCGTCAAGAACGTAATGATGGGTGTTGAATACGGTTACCTGGATCAGGAATCTCAAGGTGGCACGTCTACAGACGCTAACCGCCTGCTGTTTGCAGCGCAGTACAACTTCTAA
- the paaX gene encoding phenylacetic acid degradation operon negative regulatory protein PaaX → MSAKSQLASLIQEFQQKRPVRAGSLIITIYGDVIHPRGGNVWLGSLMKLVAPMGINERLVRTSVYRLVQDSWLQIEKVGRCSYYSITGDGLRRFRQAFEQVYSIGDDDWNGGWCLVLLNQLEPDLRLKVREELKWLGFGNLSPAIMQHPRFKPEQLTPLLQDWGASDDAIVMQTHPIEPRNSKALRRQVKESWDLDELGLRYKRFLEKFRPLWKELNHNDNLTPEDCLAARLLLIHEYRKILLRDPLLPDELLPSDWEGRSAKQLCRNLYIAIYARSDQFLACNLENASGPLPASGAGFYRRFGGLDVHS, encoded by the coding sequence ATGTCAGCAAAAAGTCAGCTTGCCAGTCTGATACAGGAATTTCAGCAAAAACGCCCGGTACGTGCAGGTTCTCTGATCATTACCATTTATGGCGATGTTATCCACCCGCGCGGCGGTAATGTGTGGTTAGGCAGCCTGATGAAGCTGGTCGCGCCTATGGGCATCAACGAGCGCCTGGTCAGAACCTCGGTTTACCGGTTGGTGCAAGACAGCTGGTTGCAAATTGAAAAAGTGGGTCGCTGCAGTTATTACAGCATAACCGGGGACGGTCTCCGGCGTTTCCGGCAGGCGTTTGAGCAGGTTTACAGCATTGGTGATGACGACTGGAACGGCGGTTGGTGCCTGGTGTTGCTAAATCAGCTCGAACCCGACCTGCGTTTAAAAGTACGCGAGGAGCTCAAATGGCTGGGCTTTGGCAATCTGTCGCCTGCCATCATGCAACACCCGCGCTTCAAGCCCGAGCAATTAACCCCGTTATTGCAAGATTGGGGCGCCTCCGATGACGCCATTGTGATGCAAACCCACCCCATAGAACCGCGGAATTCAAAAGCACTGCGCAGGCAGGTTAAAGAAAGCTGGGATCTGGACGAGCTGGGTTTGCGCTACAAACGCTTTCTGGAAAAATTTCGCCCGCTGTGGAAAGAGCTGAACCATAACGACAACCTCACCCCCGAAGACTGCCTGGCCGCACGGCTTTTACTCATTCACGAATACCGAAAAATATTGCTGCGCGACCCTTTACTGCCTGATGAGCTGTTGCCCAGTGACTGGGAAGGGCGCAGTGCAAAGCAGCTGTGCCGAAATCTTTACATAGCCATCTATGCGCGCTCGGACCAATTTCTGGCCTGCAACCTGGAAAATGCATCCGGCCCGCTGCCTGCTTCGGGGGCTGGGTTCTATCGCCGCTTTGGGGGGTTGGATGTGCACAGCTGA
- a CDS encoding ABC transporter substrate-binding protein, with translation MNGTLARYTKKFLAITAAGLLAMSAQAADPIRIGSFLSVTGPASFLGDPELKTLEMYVEKINKEGGVLGRQLELIHYDDVGNASKARNFASRLIRSDRVDIIVGGSTTGATMAAVPMIEQAQIPFISLAGATVITTPVKKWVFKTPQSDRMAAERILNDMKSRGLTKIGLISGTGGFGSSGREQTLAVAKEIGGIEVVADETYGGSDTDMTAQLTNIRSTDGVQTILNFGFGQGPAIVTRNYAQLSIDLPFYQSHGVASDGFLELAGDSAEGLRLPASPLLVPDSLPESDPQKPIVEAYKSEYEARWNAKVSTFGAYAYDGLMLAVAAIEKAGTTDKAAVRDALESIQGHVGVTGTYNMSADDHNGLAADSFRILEVQNGGWKLVN, from the coding sequence ATGAATGGAACACTGGCTCGTTATACGAAGAAATTTTTAGCCATCACAGCGGCTGGACTGCTGGCGATGAGTGCCCAGGCTGCCGATCCCATCCGTATCGGATCTTTTTTGTCAGTCACCGGCCCTGCATCCTTTCTGGGCGACCCAGAGCTAAAAACCCTCGAAATGTACGTTGAGAAGATTAATAAAGAAGGCGGAGTACTTGGCCGCCAGCTTGAGCTGATTCATTACGATGACGTTGGCAATGCCTCTAAAGCCCGTAACTTCGCAAGCCGGCTGATTCGTTCAGACCGCGTGGACATCATTGTGGGCGGCAGTACCACAGGTGCCACCATGGCGGCTGTGCCGATGATTGAGCAGGCCCAGATTCCTTTTATCTCGCTGGCAGGCGCTACGGTTATTACAACGCCGGTGAAGAAGTGGGTATTCAAAACGCCGCAGTCTGACCGGATGGCGGCAGAACGTATTCTTAACGACATGAAATCCCGGGGCCTGACCAAAATTGGTCTGATTTCCGGTACCGGTGGCTTTGGCAGTTCCGGTCGTGAACAAACGCTTGCTGTGGCCAAAGAGATAGGCGGTATTGAGGTTGTGGCAGATGAAACCTACGGTGGTTCAGACACCGACATGACCGCGCAGTTGACCAATATCCGCAGTACCGACGGTGTTCAAACCATTCTGAACTTCGGTTTTGGGCAGGGCCCTGCCATTGTTACCCGAAACTACGCCCAGCTGAGTATTGATCTGCCATTTTACCAGTCCCACGGTGTTGCTTCTGACGGTTTTCTCGAACTTGCCGGCGATAGCGCCGAAGGCCTGAGGTTGCCCGCATCGCCTTTGCTGGTTCCAGACTCGCTGCCGGAATCCGACCCTCAGAAACCGATCGTAGAAGCGTACAAAAGCGAATACGAAGCTCGCTGGAACGCTAAGGTGTCCACTTTTGGCGCCTATGCCTATGACGGCTTGATGCTGGCCGTAGCCGCCATCGAAAAAGCCGGCACCACAGATAAGGCAGCCGTGCGCGACGCCCTTGAAAGTATTCAGGGCCACGTGGGCGTAACAGGCACCTACAATATGTCTGCCGATGACCATAACGGCCTTGCTGCTGATTCCTTTCGCATTCTGGAAGTCCAGAATGGTGGCTGGAAGTTGGTCAACTAA
- a CDS encoding branched-chain amino acid ABC transporter permease, with amino-acid sequence MFSEFLQYLFTGITIGATYALIALGFTLIYNASHVINFAQGEFLMIGGMATVSLTAMGVPMLLAIVLAVVLAGVMGIALQRLAIAPAKDANVVTLIIITIGASIFIRGLAQLVWGKKYHVMPNFSGDEPIEVFGAVLNSQSLWVLGVGAVLVAVLVYFFTRTMTGKAILATSMNKDAARLVGIRTQMVLMLAFMVSALLGSIAGIVVAPITFTSYDIGIILGLKGFVAAAIGGLGSGVGAVVGGLALGVVEAMAAGYLSSDYKDAVAFSMILLVLFFMPRGLFGAKVVERV; translated from the coding sequence ATGTTCTCTGAATTTCTGCAGTACCTGTTTACCGGTATCACCATTGGTGCTACCTACGCCCTGATCGCTTTGGGCTTTACCCTTATTTATAACGCCAGTCATGTGATCAACTTCGCCCAAGGCGAGTTTTTGATGATTGGTGGTATGGCCACCGTGTCTTTGACGGCCATGGGTGTGCCCATGTTGCTTGCGATCGTGTTGGCGGTTGTTCTTGCGGGTGTGATGGGTATTGCCCTGCAGCGCCTGGCGATTGCGCCGGCAAAAGATGCGAACGTTGTCACGCTGATCATTATTACCATCGGCGCGTCTATTTTTATCCGTGGTTTGGCTCAATTGGTGTGGGGCAAAAAGTACCACGTGATGCCTAACTTCAGCGGCGACGAACCGATTGAGGTATTCGGTGCTGTACTGAACAGCCAGAGTTTGTGGGTGCTGGGCGTGGGTGCGGTGCTGGTAGCGGTATTGGTGTATTTTTTCACCCGCACCATGACCGGTAAAGCGATTCTTGCCACTTCCATGAACAAAGACGCCGCCCGCCTGGTGGGTATTCGTACTCAGATGGTGTTAATGCTGGCGTTCATGGTGTCTGCCCTGTTGGGTTCAATCGCCGGCATTGTGGTCGCTCCCATTACGTTCACTTCTTACGATATTGGCATCATCCTTGGATTGAAAGGCTTTGTGGCAGCGGCCATTGGCGGCCTGGGTAGTGGCGTGGGCGCCGTTGTGGGTGGTCTGGCACTGGGCGTGGTTGAGGCCATGGCAGCGGGCTATCTGTCGTCTGATTACAAAGACGCGGTGGCCTTTTCAATGATTCTACTGGTGTTGTTCTTCATGCCCCGGGGCCTGTTTGGCGCCAAAGTTGTGGAGCGGGTGTGA
- a CDS encoding branched-chain amino acid ABC transporter permease: MIAKLSEFRLKGLVFLAIVVFALPLFISNPFHYSLATQIALIAGAVVGLNLLVGFAGQISLGHAGFFGLGAYFSAIMTSNYGWSAIPALIVGAIGVGIIAWVVGRPILRLKGHYLSMATLAVGFIIAIILNNERELTGGPDGMPVPAFDVFGWELSPFGQYSLFGMDISGDLAWYLFAGVVLLVAVWLAQNLIDSPIGRALRSVHGSEVAASVVGVNTTKYKSLVFVISAVYASVMGALYAHFQGFITPAVAGFEFSILLITMVVLGGMGSTIGVIIGAVVLELLPQVLADFQEFEMVLFGLILMLTMIFMPKGLLPTIANFFAKRRAKSAGGDA, translated from the coding sequence ATGATAGCGAAACTCTCTGAATTCCGTTTGAAGGGCTTGGTGTTTTTGGCCATTGTGGTGTTTGCTTTGCCCTTGTTCATTTCCAACCCCTTTCATTACAGCCTGGCCACGCAAATCGCGTTGATCGCCGGTGCCGTAGTGGGACTTAACCTGCTGGTAGGCTTTGCCGGCCAGATCAGCCTGGGTCACGCCGGCTTTTTTGGTTTGGGTGCCTATTTTAGCGCAATTATGACCAGCAATTATGGCTGGTCTGCCATACCGGCGCTGATTGTTGGCGCTATTGGTGTGGGCATTATTGCCTGGGTGGTCGGCCGCCCAATTTTGCGCCTGAAAGGCCACTACCTGTCTATGGCGACCCTCGCCGTGGGCTTCATTATTGCCATTATTCTGAATAATGAACGGGAGCTTACTGGCGGACCTGACGGTATGCCGGTACCTGCTTTTGACGTGTTTGGCTGGGAGCTCAGCCCGTTTGGGCAGTACTCCCTGTTTGGCATGGACATCAGCGGTGACCTGGCCTGGTACCTGTTTGCCGGTGTGGTGCTGTTGGTAGCCGTCTGGCTGGCACAGAACCTGATTGACTCGCCTATTGGTCGCGCACTGCGCTCGGTACACGGCTCAGAGGTTGCAGCCAGTGTGGTGGGTGTTAACACCACGAAGTATAAAAGCCTGGTGTTTGTCATCTCGGCGGTTTACGCCAGCGTGATGGGTGCGCTTTACGCGCATTTTCAGGGCTTTATAACGCCCGCAGTGGCAGGCTTCGAGTTTTCCATTTTGTTGATCACGATGGTGGTGCTGGGCGGCATGGGTTCGACCATAGGCGTAATCATTGGCGCCGTGGTGTTGGAGCTACTGCCGCAAGTGCTGGCCGATTTCCAAGAGTTTGAGATGGTGCTGTTTGGTTTGATTTTGATGCTGACGATGATTTTCATGCCCAAAGGGCTGCTTCCAACGATCGCCAATTTCTTTGCAAAACGACGCGCAAAGTCTGCCGGAGGTGACGCATGA
- a CDS encoding ABC transporter ATP-binding protein yields MTALVEVNNLSKAFGGVHAVEGVSFAVDAGQVYSVIGPNGAGKTTLFNLITGLYTPTGGDVKLNGESIAKLEPSQLAERGMCRTFQQMQICMNMTAIENVMLGRHLTLKSNLLTTLFRLPALTRGEKAAHAKSAELMEFVGCGEYINAEASAMSYGALKRLEIARALAAEPKIILLDEPAAGLNAVETTALEELIRKIAEQGITVMLVEHDMKLVMNISDRLLVLNYGRVLAEGTPEQIRANPDVIAAYLGG; encoded by the coding sequence ATGACGGCCCTGGTGGAAGTGAACAACCTGTCCAAGGCGTTTGGCGGTGTGCACGCTGTAGAAGGCGTGAGTTTCGCGGTAGACGCGGGGCAGGTGTATTCAGTAATTGGGCCGAATGGCGCTGGTAAAACCACGCTGTTTAACCTGATTACCGGTCTCTACACGCCCACGGGGGGCGACGTAAAGCTGAACGGCGAAAGCATCGCAAAACTGGAACCCAGTCAGCTAGCGGAACGGGGTATGTGCCGCACCTTTCAGCAGATGCAGATTTGCATGAATATGACAGCGATCGAAAATGTGATGCTGGGCCGTCACCTGACCCTGAAAAGCAATCTGTTGACCACGCTTTTCCGCTTGCCGGCGCTGACCCGGGGTGAAAAAGCTGCCCATGCTAAATCGGCTGAACTGATGGAGTTTGTGGGTTGTGGCGAGTACATCAATGCCGAGGCTTCAGCAATGTCTTACGGTGCGCTGAAACGACTGGAGATTGCCCGCGCGTTGGCGGCAGAGCCGAAAATTATTCTTCTGGATGAGCCCGCAGCTGGCTTGAATGCGGTGGAAACTACCGCACTGGAGGAGTTGATCCGCAAGATTGCCGAGCAAGGCATTACTGTAATGTTGGTAGAGCACGACATGAAGTTGGTAATGAACATTTCGGACCGTTTACTGGTGCTTAATTACGGGCGTGTGCTGGCGGAAGGCACACCGGAACAGATTCGTGCTAATCCGGACGTGATCGCAGCTTACTTGGGCGGTTAA
- a CDS encoding ABC transporter ATP-binding protein, producing MLTIKGLKTSYGQIEALHGVDIRINSGEIVSLVGANGAGKSTLLMTISGLQPTDAGSITFEGKDLLKIPTDQRVASGIVQVPEGRQVFKDLSVEDNLLLGAYTRGRSPEVEDDIERMYEKFPILRQKRRNLAGELSGGQQQMLAMGRALMAKPRLLLLDEPSMGLAPLIIEEIFNIIKELKNEGMTIFLVEQNASQALALADRGYVLETGRVVVEGSGRELLSNEKVREAYLGM from the coding sequence ATGCTCACGATCAAGGGCCTGAAGACTTCCTATGGCCAGATTGAAGCACTCCACGGCGTTGATATTCGCATAAATAGCGGTGAAATTGTGTCACTGGTGGGCGCCAATGGTGCCGGCAAGTCGACACTGCTGATGACCATTTCCGGGCTGCAACCGACAGACGCTGGCAGCATTACCTTTGAAGGCAAAGACCTGCTAAAGATACCGACCGATCAGCGGGTTGCCAGCGGCATTGTGCAGGTGCCTGAAGGCCGACAGGTGTTCAAAGATCTGAGCGTTGAGGACAACTTGCTGCTGGGAGCTTACACCCGTGGCCGTAGCCCTGAAGTGGAAGACGACATCGAACGCATGTACGAGAAGTTTCCCATACTGCGCCAGAAGCGTCGCAACCTGGCAGGTGAACTGTCTGGTGGTCAGCAGCAGATGCTGGCCATGGGCCGGGCGCTGATGGCGAAGCCCAGACTGTTGCTGCTAGACGAGCCCAGCATGGGGCTTGCACCGCTGATTATTGAAGAAATTTTCAATATCATCAAAGAGCTTAAAAACGAAGGCATGACCATCTTTTTGGTAGAGCAGAACGCCTCTCAAGCGCTGGCGCTGGCCGACCGTGGTTACGTACTGGAAACCGGCCGCGTGGTGGTGGAAGGTTCCGGCCGGGAATTGCTGAGCAACGAAAAAGTGCGCGAGGCTTATTTGGGTATGTAA
- a CDS encoding TRAP transporter large permease — MTLLLFGLFFALMLLGVPIALAIGASTMIALSQAGVPLMVVTQQMFQGINSFALVAIPMFILAGDLMAQGKVSERLVNFANSLFGFLRGGLSIVSVMAGMFFAAISGSGAATTAAVGASLVPELRKKGYDPASAASLIAASGTIGVVIPPSVPMIIYAVIAQQSVSELFLNGFLPGLAMGLGLMAIAITQAYKRQYPKGTPFSLATIWRTLKSASWGLMTPVIILGGIFSGIFTPSEAAVVAVNYALLVSLFIYRDLKLPDVYRILIRSAITTSVIMLVIATSAVLSWTLSSWQVPGAIAEAVLSISTNPYVIMLLVVGIILLTGVFLETASALIILTPVLLPLVIQLGIDPIHFGLIIVVGLAIGMITPPVAINLYVASSITQLPLERITRAIIPYLLGLISVLLMIVYIPILAGWSGPYIPK; from the coding sequence ATGACGCTGCTCCTGTTCGGGCTGTTTTTCGCGCTGATGCTGCTCGGTGTACCTATTGCCCTGGCGATAGGTGCCAGCACCATGATCGCGCTCAGCCAGGCCGGGGTACCTTTAATGGTGGTCACCCAGCAGATGTTTCAAGGCATCAATTCCTTTGCTTTGGTGGCCATTCCCATGTTCATTCTGGCCGGCGATTTGATGGCCCAAGGCAAAGTGAGCGAGAGACTCGTTAATTTTGCCAACTCTCTGTTCGGCTTTCTACGGGGCGGCTTATCGATAGTCTCGGTGATGGCAGGGATGTTCTTCGCAGCAATTTCAGGCTCCGGGGCGGCGACCACGGCGGCAGTAGGAGCAAGTTTGGTGCCGGAGTTACGCAAAAAAGGTTATGACCCCGCGTCTGCTGCCAGCCTGATTGCCGCAAGCGGTACCATCGGAGTGGTGATCCCGCCGTCAGTACCCATGATTATTTATGCAGTGATTGCCCAGCAATCGGTATCTGAGCTGTTCCTGAACGGCTTTTTGCCGGGGCTAGCCATGGGGCTGGGACTGATGGCCATTGCTATTACCCAAGCCTACAAGCGCCAGTATCCCAAAGGCACGCCTTTCTCTCTGGCCACCATCTGGCGCACATTAAAAAGCGCGAGTTGGGGGTTGATGACGCCCGTCATCATTCTGGGGGGCATATTTTCGGGAATCTTCACGCCCAGCGAAGCCGCAGTGGTGGCGGTCAATTACGCGTTGCTGGTCTCGCTGTTCATTTATCGCGACTTAAAGCTGCCCGATGTGTATCGCATCTTGATTCGCTCGGCGATTACCACCTCGGTGATCATGCTTGTGATTGCCACCTCGGCGGTGCTGAGCTGGACGCTATCCAGCTGGCAGGTGCCCGGCGCTATTGCTGAAGCGGTGCTGTCTATCTCCACCAACCCTTACGTGATCATGCTGTTAGTGGTGGGCATAATCCTGCTGACCGGTGTATTTCTCGAGACTGCCAGCGCATTGATTATTCTGACGCCGGTTTTGCTGCCGCTGGTTATTCAACTGGGAATTGACCCGATTCATTTTGGCCTGATCATCGTGGTCGGGTTGGCGATCGGAATGATCACCCCACCGGTAGCGATCAACCTTTATGTGGCTTCCTCAATCACGCAGCTGCCTTTGGAGCGCATCACTCGGGCAATCATCCCTTACTTGCTGGGCTTGATCAGCGTGCTGCTAATGATCGTGTATATTCCTATTCTGGCCGGCTGGTCAGGGCCTTACATACCCAAATAA
- a CDS encoding TRAP transporter small permease, whose protein sequence is MTTKTQSLLKPLKRIERGLDAIIQPVVFAGMAALIGVITLQIISRVLFSAVGWTEEVARFLLVWITFFAGTLAFQRGRHIAVTFAVDALPVHLRQAARIAGTLAVLAFMVALVVIGYRYMQVQSFQKSASLRLSMTYVYAVIPLCAAVMSWYAFVDLLELLIDGERREETAP, encoded by the coding sequence GTGACTACCAAAACTCAATCGCTGTTAAAGCCGCTAAAGCGAATTGAGCGCGGGCTGGATGCAATCATCCAGCCCGTGGTGTTTGCGGGTATGGCAGCGCTGATTGGCGTGATTACCCTGCAGATTATCTCCCGGGTGCTGTTCAGCGCGGTCGGCTGGACCGAAGAGGTCGCTCGCTTTCTGCTCGTGTGGATTACTTTTTTTGCAGGCACCCTGGCGTTTCAGCGTGGCCGGCACATCGCCGTAACATTTGCTGTGGACGCCCTACCCGTGCACCTGCGACAAGCCGCGCGTATTGCCGGCACCCTGGCGGTATTGGCTTTTATGGTGGCACTGGTGGTGATCGGCTATCGTTATATGCAAGTTCAGAGCTTTCAGAAATCGGCTTCCTTAAGGCTCTCCATGACCTACGTTTACGCCGTGATTCCGCTCTGCGCGGCCGTGATGAGTTGGTACGCTTTCGTCGATCTATTGGAGCTTTTAATAGATGGCGAGCGTCGTGAGGAAACCGCTCCATGA
- a CDS encoding TRAP transporter substrate-binding protein yields the protein MKKLGLNTLVLGLSLSLGSTVFASEFTDMDPITLRLAHVVNEQDGFHIAAVKFQDLVAERTEGAVNIELYPNASLGDERTLLEGMQIGTVDMGVITNGPVANFVEEMAVFELPFLFPSPQAAYDVLDGPIGQELLDKLSEVNLKGLAYAERGFRNLTNSERPVNTPEDMEGLRIRVMENPVYVDTFRALGANAIPMAWTEALTAMQQNTIDGQENPVNVIHSFKLHETQDYMTLSRHTYAPAIFVMGMPVWNKLPEAAQAVVVQAAQEAAEHERRVNAEMESQQLAELREAGMQINDTPDIKAFQAAVVPVYAKYGEKFGDYLPRILEALK from the coding sequence ATGAAAAAACTCGGTTTGAATACACTGGTGCTTGGCCTTTCCCTATCGTTGGGTAGTACGGTTTTTGCGTCTGAATTTACTGACATGGATCCGATTACTCTGCGTTTGGCTCACGTGGTCAACGAACAGGATGGCTTTCATATTGCAGCCGTCAAATTTCAGGATTTGGTAGCAGAGCGAACCGAAGGTGCGGTGAACATCGAACTTTATCCTAACGCTTCGCTAGGTGACGAGCGCACCCTGCTGGAAGGTATGCAAATTGGCACCGTTGATATGGGCGTGATCACCAACGGCCCGGTCGCTAACTTTGTCGAAGAAATGGCGGTTTTTGAGCTGCCGTTTTTGTTTCCTTCACCGCAAGCCGCTTACGATGTGCTCGACGGCCCCATTGGTCAGGAACTGCTCGACAAGCTTTCCGAGGTCAACCTGAAAGGCCTGGCCTACGCCGAACGTGGCTTTCGTAATTTGACCAACAGCGAGCGCCCGGTCAACACACCAGAAGACATGGAAGGCCTGCGCATTCGCGTAATGGAAAATCCGGTGTATGTGGACACCTTCCGCGCACTGGGTGCTAATGCCATTCCGATGGCGTGGACGGAAGCCTTAACCGCCATGCAGCAAAACACCATTGATGGGCAGGAAAATCCCGTGAATGTAATTCATTCCTTCAAGCTCCACGAAACCCAGGATTATATGACCCTCTCGCGGCATACCTACGCCCCGGCCATCTTCGTGATGGGCATGCCGGTCTGGAATAAGCTTCCAGAAGCGGCACAGGCTGTGGTCGTCCAGGCAGCCCAGGAAGCCGCCGAACATGAGCGCCGGGTAAACGCCGAGATGGAATCCCAGCAACTGGCCGAACTGCGCGAAGCCGGCATGCAGATTAACGACACCCCAGATATAAAGGCTTTTCAAGCCGCCGTGGTGCCGGTCTATGCAAAGTACGGTGAGAAGTTCGGTGATTACCTGCCACGCATTTTGGAGGCGCTCAAATAA